In Glycine max cultivar Williams 82 chromosome 10, Glycine_max_v4.0, whole genome shotgun sequence, the DNA window ATATCAAATACCTTATTTAGCATCTTAGATATAAATGCAACAGacttaaaatataacttaattaaTACTTAGCTTTTAGGTGCACTTTAGGGCATTACGTATAATATTACTAATTCATTAGAAATTGATTAGCTTGCACACTTTataattacttttcttttttccaaaaGCTTGGATCCTTAGTGTTGTTATGCATTGTGTATCCTATTTTTgtaaaatctattttatttaaaaaatattattattttttcattcatttcatcATTATTCTCATAAAGAATAGTCATTTTTTAAACTAGTAAGTCCATTAGATATGAGATAAGCTAAATACAATATATAACAATGCCATGAGAAAGAAGCCaaataataagtaataatagctttaattatgatttcaaattttaagatataattatatttagtaaaaagtaaaataaacaaatctacaaattaaaatttaaattaattttttcatgtgAGTAATAttctttaacttaaaaaaaatacatgatgtaTTAAATCAATTAAGTTGAGTCACCAGTTCAACCTTTAATTCTGCCAAGTCACACCAAATTTATTGCATAACTTTTAATTCTGATAACACTATATGGACCATCCATGACAtgagatatataatataatatatcatatcGGATAAAACACATTATCCAAACATAAGAAACATACACGCCCAGGAGCAGCACACGTAAGCTCCATCATCTTCCACGTGTGAGGGTAAATCCAATCACATTGTTGCATTGGATTACACATTGTTGCAAGCAAACCAATGAGAGCTCAGGATCATGAATCCCACGTGGCACGTGCACATCCACCAAACCATGCATATAGTATCTTCCTCTTCATTCTCACCTTTCCATGCATATAGCTTAGCTAGCTCCTTCACCTCCTTAGTTTCGAAAGCATGGCTTCCCTGGCGGCTTCCACCGCGGCTATGTCAGAAATCCTTGGAAACCCCGTTAACCTCAGATGCGCAACCAGGTCTGCTCCATCACCAACTACACCTGCCACCTTCAAGACCGTCGCACTTTTCTCCAAGAAGAAGCCAGCTCCACCTCCAAAGAAAAAGCCTGCCGCTGTATCCCCCGCCAATGAGGAACTCGCCAAGTGGTATGGTGAGTCACTCTCCAACTCCAATAATGGCCATTTGTTTCTACACATtttcgttttcttttctttacaatGAATACATagtgttttatatttaatgttatatcaTCCATTTGTTTCATGATGAAGTATTAGCTAACATGATTTTAGGTAAATGTTCTCATGTTTAGTTTCACAGTGAGAAAttgttggataaaaaaaattatactgctAGCTTTTActataaaaagatttaaaatcaattttaactgaAATCAGTTTCATTCTTAATCAATTATGCAAAATGCTTATCCAGACACAGACAAGTTGATGGTAAATAATGTCCAAAAGAGTAGGAAGGGTGCATGTTGGAGTTATGCTCAACTTAATTAATAGTCCATGCCTAATGGcttaaataaagaaagaaactaATGCAGGGTATTATATATATGTCAAGAGGTTCATTTTGCTAACTACTTAAAGTATTAGCACGGAGGTATCAGTAGAAGggttttaatttcataatttgttaacttttgGCTTTCGCTTGGTGGCAGGTCCTGACAGAAGGATCTTCTTGCCTGAGGGTCTCTTGGACCGATCTGAGATCCCCGAGTACTTGACCGGAGAAGTGCCTGGAGAGTATGTCTTTTCATCTCTctagtttccttttctttcatgCTACAACTCTCATTGACATGTGAACTATTGAATTGAAAACTTGATATTACTGAAATGTTTATAATGTTTAATCCTTATTGTTAGGTCtaatttgttgattttcatGCCTGCAGTTATGGTTATGATCCGTTTGGTCTTAGCAAGAAGCCAGAGGACTTCGCCAAGTATGTAGACTCAGAAAATTAGATATCTATATACACACTGAAATGCTTAGTTTCTTCGTTATATGCTTATATTAGATTATCTGACGATGTGATGCAGGTACCAGGCGTTTGAGTTGATTCATGCCAGATGGGCAATGCTTGGTGCTGCTGGATTCATCATTCCTGAGGCCTTTAACAAATACGGAGCTAACTGTGGTCCTGAGGCTGTTTGGTTCAAGGTTTGCAAGATCTGTCAATTGTAACCCCTGTTAACTTCATTAATGCACTGATTTTATGACTCAACAAATTAAGTATTTAGATCTGCCTCATAACACAGGTCTAAGCTATGTTTTGTGTAAACAACTTGCGATTATACATGTATTTGGTATTTCTAGCTATACATATTATCTGCTGGAAAGTGGATAGTAGTTGAAAGATGGGCCGGGAAAGGAATGCCTCAATTCAATATGTAaatcttgttgatgcttccttgGGTGAAATTCATTTGCTCGAACCCAAAAATATGcttaatatcttttaattgtaattgataaaatgcttcctctttttttcttgttccttTTGGGTAGGAGCCTAGGAGGTAATTGTGAGTGAAAGCTGTTAGACATGG includes these proteins:
- the LOC100820327 gene encoding chlorophyll a-b binding protein CP26, chloroplastic, which codes for MASLAASTAAMSEILGNPVNLRCATRSAPSPTTPATFKTVALFSKKKPAPPPKKKPAAVSPANEELAKWYGPDRRIFLPEGLLDRSEIPEYLTGEVPGDYGYDPFGLSKKPEDFAKYQAFELIHARWAMLGAAGFIIPEAFNKYGANCGPEAVWFKTGALLLDGGTLNYFGKPIPINLILAVVAEIVLVGGAEYYRIINGLDLEDKLHPGGPFDPLGLAKDPDQAALLKVKEIKNGRLAMFAMLGFYFQAYVTGEGPVENLAKHLSDPFGNNLLTVIAGSAERAPTL